The DNA window CAAAAGAACTTGCATTATTATTGTTTTTCTAGGTTTGGGATACAGCAAAGATTTGGATCAAATATCAGTATGTCCAAATCTGAAGAGACATGGGACAGTCTCAATTCCcagattagaaaaaaaaaaaggttttctgTCAAATGGAGCTACACTTGACAAAAAGCATATTAAgaatgaataaatataataagcaaattaaaataatgaaagCTAAATTACTAGAGATAAAAGTTTAAAAGCATGTGTATTGACATATGTTATATAACTTATTATGAGGTCTGACCTTCATTGATGCTATGTTTTGTTCTTTTGGAAGGACGACTTTGTTTTTTCCCTTCTGAATACAAGCAGGTCGCGGAGGAGCTAAATGATACAGCAATTTTTAGAGAGAAGTAGGGCAAATGAGTAAGGAATAACACCATAAAAACAGAACTAAACTTACTAGGAAATGACAGGTTTTCTTCAGCTGTTGCCAGCAATGTTGCGGAAGTTTGTAGTGCCAGAGATTGAATGATAGGAGGACAAGCAAGGAAGTAATTCATATCAGACAGCGCTTTTGGAGTAAAGCAGCTGAAATTTCTGACAACAAATATAGACAATCAAGTACAATAGAAAAATTTATGCTAAAATGATGCAGAAAGGGCATTAAAATTTAACCTCATTTTGCAGTCAAACTTTCCATGCAACACCACAGAcagaagaggaggaagaggaggagCAGCAGCAGCGCGTGCAGCCACCTCCCATACTGATGCAGGTATTTTGACCTCCCTTTCCTGCACCAGTAGTAGGAAGTATTTCATTgattgctattcatcatcatacaCGCCTCCATCATCAGAAAAATCGTCAAATGTTCTCATATCAAGCTGGTAACGCAAGATCCCACCTATCCCACCAAAACCTCTGCAAAACTGTGAACCTTCTTGAGACTTATTGGTAACAAACTCGAGAGTGCAACCAAACCGTCTGTATTCATTTGCAAACCACTCCAACAGAGACAGCTTTTCCTGAACCTCATAATCAGCAGCGGTTTCAGGATCTCTAAAATTGCTTTGGACAGCTTCCTGCTCCTTGTTGTAGTGCTTAATGACAATTTCACCAGTAgtactattttttaaaacataCCTAGTCATATCCAGATTTTCCCAGACAATAAGTGTCTCAACAGCTCCTGCATCCAGAGCTTGAAGAGTATCATCAACACCAAATACATACTTCCCCGTATCCTGACTGATTTCCTCAAAGTATTTTCCAATCAAACGTTTTTCCTGAATAAACTTGACATTGGACAGAATTTCAGCCGACAGTTCAATAGCCTGATTAAACCCATTCTCCCCTCCATACGAAACATCTACAACATTAAGTATTTTTGCCTGAAGACGGGGATCAAACATATCTGACTGACTAAGCTCGGTTTTGAAATCAGCAGAACCAGCAAGAATTAATCCAGAAACATTAGGCTGGCTGGTAGCAGGATTGATATAAAACTGGGTTGCAAGCTCAGCAGTCTTCCTCACATAGTTATGACGCTTCTCCATCCGAAGACGGGCAAAACGTAGGGCTGATTGCCCTCCTCTTCCGTGTTTCTTTGGAAGATCCACACTAAACTTGTGAAGCACCTCTCTTGTATTACCACTCAAGGTCCCAAACAGAGTGCCATTACCATCCATGACAATAAATCCAAACTTGTCATCAGATTCCAGGAGTTCATTTAGAGCTTCAGTGTGAAACTTGTTGTCACAAAGATAGAGAGAAGCATTGATAGGTCTAAATGGCTCAAAATCAATTGTCACCTTTTTCTCCTTTCCATCATCAGTGACAATTGTGCCAGTATACAAAACAAGCCCATTAGGAGGAACCTTGTTATAAAGCTTAAGCCTCTGCTGAGCAGAAGTGATTGCACCAAGCACAGACTGACGATTCACCCTACTTTTGATGTTTGAAGCAGTTCCAAACTCATCCCCAAGCATCTTGGTAACTCGAGCTATCTGATCACGTGGGGGCATGATAAGGGAAATCATACTCGTCCCATTTCCTCTGGCAGCTTCAAGAGCCTTGATCAACTTCTTGATTTTCCACACCTCAATGTTCTTATCAGTATCATGAGCATCAGCCATCTCTGAACAATAAGGAACTAATAACCTTGAAAGAAATACAAAAGACAATAAATAAGCTATATCCACATAACTGAAAACAGAGAAACATAAACTTGATGCATGGGCAAAAAATAGTATCAAACATGAAACAGAATATACTGACACTATGTGGATTCAATTAAAAAATTACACTTGGcaaccatggttttaaattcCATTCCGCAACCGCAATATCATGGATGGGGTAGCCTCCGTAACTGAATCGGACAGCAATTGCAGTGTGATTTAGGACCATGCATCTGACCGCATTATGAACAACATCAGACAATTTCACCCATGTTTTTTCAAGTATTTTCATGAAATTCCAAAACTCAATTATAATGAGAAATCTTAACCTTAAGTGTTTCTCAACATTGAATTTCAAACACCTCTCAGTCATAATTCATGACACAACGATCATAATGCACATCGCAACAACAATCGCAACACCCACAATCGCAcccaatttaaaaccatgacaGAAACAATTCAGTAAAAAACATTACACCTGGACATCAATCGGTGCTACTAATCACAgatcaatttataaattttgaccATACATCAGATGAAAAGCTATCCAAATTAACATCaataaatcaaatccaattcagATGCAGCTTTTCCATTTAACCATTTACCCCCAAATCAGACTATCCATCTAAATCAAAAAATTCTCACAGAAACTAATCACGGAAACTAATCCCCGAATCAAAttacacaaacaaacaaaaatcacacAACACAAATCCCAGTAAAACccctaattattaaataatataaatcagCAACTTGTAAAcgcaatattatattttaattgataatactaATACATAAACAAACATGTGCATGTGAAGTCCAAAGCATCACGAAACAGAGTACGTACGTCTACAATCTATAACAACAATTCTACCACACAGATACAAAATTCTTGCGACTGTAATgattacaacaacaaaatcaacatcaAAATCGCGAAATTCAATAGGAATCACAGAATCAAAAATCTCGAAAGCGAAATCAAGCAAATCACATACATAAAATACGAGTGTGATTAACAATAAACGCATAGAAATTGCGGAATCGTTGAACGTACCGTAGCGGCGCAAATCTGAGAGAAGGCCGCGaagagagtgagagagaagagGCGAGCCCTAGCTGAAATCTGGAATTGTGGATTCAATGAGTATGAAGCGTGCGATTGCAGCACTAGTATATATGAAGTGATATTGAACGACGTCGTTAATATGATGGGGTGGAATACGACACCGTTAAATGTGATGTGGTGAAAAAACGACAGGATGGACGCTTGTTTTTGCTGTGTGGTTTGGATGTCGAGACGAAATTACCCTCTAGTCCTCGTATATATCTTTATTTTGAGAAAAACTAGATTTttggcccgtgcgttgcacgggtttGTTTAAAATTTTTACCTTAAtctttttaaatgaaatgatatactacctccgttcttttttataagagacaagtcactttttaggttcattgaataactaatgtatttggtctctttatagactacatacatttattattcaatgaatctaaaaagtgaattttctcttataaaaaggaacggaggtaatATTTGATTAAGTAtagttaattataattatataattaaacatgctttaaaattatgttaaatataaaataaaattttacagTATGAAAAATCTTAATaaattatacataaatttttttaaattattttctttaaattacAAATATATGTCATATTTACGTGAATAATGcaatatcataaaaaaataaggtgaattcttatctaccattgagaagaatcaatggttatgatgaggaggagtaagtcttgataacttattATCCCTCCTCAACAAAAATTGTCATCATGAATAACACCAATTATACTATacacaataaaaattatttaattaggtaCCGTTTTAATTATAGAAACATTGATAAAAAATTGCAAGAGTTATTTGAGAGttacatttttaattatatatacaaaaatatatttaatgtaaGAATAAATGAAAAGATatctaaattattagaattaaagtatagaaattttaaaaaaaaaatcaatgcatATATAAATTTTCGGCTTAAACATATTAATGATCATGCGAGAGATCATGAGTGCtattgaaaaaaaacataaagtgaaaaaaattaaattagaataaATTGAAATAAGTGGTAATGAAAAAAAGATGAATATGTGAGCGGTTttgaatattattattacatataaagtaaaaaagaaatataaataattgaaataaattagtataagtgtttttaaaaatatataaatttataaatatatttataggtGTCAAGTATGAATTTTTCtaattttcattaaaattataaaattataatttttataatatcttatataagaatattaataattataaaatatttaagtttttcctaatatttttatgatttttcgtCATAAGTTTTTTGGAAGTAATAAACTATGaagtataatataatattcaaacgttataaATTTCAATAAATTGTATGTTTTTTAATAGACATAAagtgaaaaaaagagaaataataagaataaattaaaattaatttttttaatgagttttattaaattttaattctaaaatttattaaaaactttGTTTTGTATAAAATAGAATAAATTGACTTTAAATTCTTTTAATGagctttttttatattttaattctaaaatttataagaaaattataaaatattataaaataataaaatataaatagaagATAATTGTTAGGATTCCCTATAAATAAATGGCAGGAGTGaaacatttattaaaatttaaagattatattaatttcttttaatataataacCTTATTTGAACTTTTCTTATTATCACTcactttttataaatttaattaccATTAATATATTTCAGAAAGTGAAATATTTTTACTCATTAAATTATTGTTAAAATCTTAAAATGTTTAGAGAGATCAttataaacattttttatttcaatacaattttaacatttttttcttattttgaaaaggtaataaaatatatttaagattttttttcattattataagtctcgattattcaaaaatttacaaacttaaaaattataaatttctaAATATAGGTTGTAATAAAAGTAATAATCAAAATCTTTAAATTTAATCGTAAGACGAAATCAAGAAATGAGcctgatttttaaatattttgttactgcgtcatttttttatgttattatatttttcCTATATATCCTTCTATGATATCATTTCTATTAATTATTTGATATGAACTCTTCATATTCTAAACTCTTAAATACTATATCAAAATTgacatttttaataaatattattattattaaatttttgtttttcaaattatTGTTAACTTTTAACTTTAATTACCATTAAAATATTTAAGACCCACTCTTCTTACTCTAAGATCTTACTGTATCTTAATATTAtcacaattaattattaaaatacgtaccaattatacatttttatacaaaaataataaatttttaaattaaaaatatcataCATGACTCTTACAATGATAATAGGAgttacaaataaatattattacaaTTCATTACAAAAATATGGACAAATTATATTTTCGTatgcaaaataataaatattaataagacaaaaacttttattaaaaattataactcacaattttattaattaaaaattattattaattaatatcattttaatgATTGTTTTAaggaataaaattgaaaaatatttaaaagttagTGTAACtaagaaatattattattattaagattttCTATGAATCATGTAATAAAACACCAAATAgcgttatatatatatacttgtaaCAAAGTAaccatatatttttaaaaattcatataaatgtataaaatcaATGGAGAGAAAAAGTAGTATACAAAATATGGAATACATTAGCaaccaaaagaaataataaatgtgTTGTTTGatgattaataatttataaataacgtATCCTCACTTATCCAATCCATACTTAGGTTTtactaatgaaaaaaattattttatgatcACATGTGATTCAATTCTTTTTGGTTGATAACTATGTAATTTAAATCTGAAAAGGTTAAAAGTAATTAAATTATACTATCTAAAATTACCTATATTTAACATTAGAAAGATAAAGAAAGACCAAAACGGCAAATTTCTAGAATTACTAATATTTCTACTTTGCCAATGTACAGtagaacaaagaaaaaaaagtaacacaacaaacaaattaaaaaaatgtagAGAGAGATTTTTCCGTAATCGCATTCTTGAAAAGTCACTTTTGTAGCACCTTAAAGTTGAAGCATTGAAGAATTATTTTCAACAACATCATATCTTGTCTCATTCTTTAACACCTCAAAACCTTCAATAACATAAATTATTCCTTCTTCCAAAACTTTCTTAGTATCACTGTAGGTATGTAATTGctctaaaaaatttaaaattaaaaaagcaaaaattaaaaattaacaaaagcTAATTTAATAAAGGAATAGATGAAATAAGAGTACCTTTTCATCAATTAAAATCATATATGTGCTAATTAATTCTTTTTCCTAGTAATGTTGAGATTATCCCATATCCGACTGATTCTAACTTTAATCGTAGTGTTTGACATAATATCCTTGAGAAATATAGGACTCGAATCCATGTTTGTACTTACTGCTTGACCACCCCAATTAGAATTAGAATGAGAATAAATAGGATAGTTGAAAAGTATGAAAGATGAGACAGAATAAAAAAATGCATTGAATGTGTAAATGAATTTTGTAACTGAAGAAATGAGATTAAAGGTCTTATTAATATGAATAAGAGTAGTTgaagaataaaattgaaaatcaattaaatgtgcaaataaattttataaCCGATGGAATAAAAGGTCTAATGAATGATAGGTGGTTATGGATTAGGAAAGATGAAAtagattaaccgaataaattaaaaatgagaaaTTTGAATAGATTAATAATACATTCATATTAGTTAATAgttattaatgttattattattattattattattattattattattattatttttaatagggTTAGtggaatattatattttatttttattagttattaattattaatatttaatataaaattaattttaaaaaatagaattagGGTTGATGATAGAGTAGCTATGAGAATGACATGTGTCTAGAGTTCATGTTAGATTAACTATTAGCATGACATgtgtctagggttgtcatcatgacaaccttagatttatattaagtagatatcaAAATTAGCCGCATTAAATTAACTTTTAAATATACAAACCACCCATGAATTATTAGCGAAATTTGATTTTAGTCCAACATAACGTCTATGCGGTAATTTTTAAATCacgttatattttttaaaatttttaaaaatatattaattaataattttgattttttcaaattaagaaattatttaaacaaaaattttattattaatcatgTTGGGCTTATGGCCCATTTACTCTAGGCCTACTTCAAATTTAATTAGGAATTTTCTTTATTAACCTCCCTATTTTCTTGGCCACCCTCGCTGAAATTATCTAAATGCCCATTtacttcggaaatacatctctGAAGTTAAAAAAAGAgtaattttggagatgcatttccgaaatcacctttttttttacgtaaaaaaaatatttcggaaatacatttccgaaataatgcGTGTTTCGCTGTTTAAACAAAACACTCTCCCCCATTTCCATTTACCCTAAATCTTTCAAACACcccaaatttcttctcaagcattTGCATAAACACCAAAGGCAACTTCAAAGACCATCAAAGGTTACTCCAAAGGCTCATACAACACCTCTAAAGCACCTCCAACAACACCTCAAATTTGtaagttttccaaattttcaatttaagattgaaattgatattaggggtattataaattaatataatgtaGTACATTTAGGTTATTATATGTCACTGGATATATTTAGATAGGAAAAATGGAATTTTTATGCACTTAGGGCAAGGTTTTGAAGTTCTGCAAAACTGGTGTCGCAGGGaggtttcggaagtgcatttccgaaaacacctccctcaccAGTTTCGAAAATGTACTTCAGAAATATACCcagaaatgtttttttattttcttgattgtttcgcattcttatggAATTCAATGTTTTCAGGAAAATGGCAGGCAACCCCGCACGACTCAAACAGGGCAAAGAGACCCAAACAGCGTCGGTTAGACGCGAGCGGGCGTCACAGTTGGCAGTGACACAGGGACGGGGTAGAGTACGAGTACCCGTCCAGATGGATGAGATTGGTTCCTCATCAGGATCGAGGAGTCGGCTTACTCGGGTGTCTTTTTCCTGGGAGTAGGAGAAGGAGGTGAGATACCGGGATGATCAGGAGATACCTGATGCTGACCCTccgcacggggaggaggaggaggaggatggcTTCCCAGGGGGTCCTAGGGACACTTCGGTGTTGATTTCCTActacgagcacgtcgctcgacgtgtctgggagggagaggtatttttttaatttaaccgacttcattatttctttgttttttatttagctttttattttacattttctTCACGATctaattaacaatatttttatttttgtttttgttgtaacaggaaaaGGTGACgctaaaaatggtgaaccacgagcggaagatttttgatctgtttaaaccagacgcgcagtggtttaatgatgtggtGACTGCTTCCGGGCTCggtgggttgtgcatgaccgggtataccaCTATCAGctacggcatgcagggggcttttgtggagcggtTGCATAGGGAgatgtcttctttccacttaccggggGGAGTTGatgatcaccttgcatgatgttcactgtctgctccacctgccgatcagagggAGACT is part of the Vicia villosa cultivar HV-30 ecotype Madison, WI linkage group LG2, Vvil1.0, whole genome shotgun sequence genome and encodes:
- the LOC131653329 gene encoding eukaryotic peptide chain release factor subunit 1-3-like, producing MADAHDTDKNIEVWKIKKLIKALEAARGNGTSMISLIMPPRDQIARVTKMLGDEFGTASNIKSRVNRQSVLGAITSAQQRLKLYNKVPPNGLVLYTGTIVTDDGKEKKVTIDFEPFRPINASLYLCDNKFHTEALNELLESDDKFGFIVMDGNGTLFGTLSGNTREVLHKFSVDLPKKHGRGGQSALRFARLRMEKRHNYVRKTAELATQFYINPATSQPNVSGLILAGSADFKTELSQSDMFDPRLQAKILNVVDVSYGGENGFNQAIELSAEILSNVKFIQEKRLIGKYFEEISQDTGKYVFGVDDTLQALDAGAVETLIVWENLDMTRYVLKNSTTGEIVIKHYNKEQEAVQSNFRDPETAADYEVQEKLSLLEWFANEYRRFGCTLEFVTNKSQEGSQFCRGFGGIGGILRYQLDMRTFDDFSDDGGVYDDE